One window from the genome of Aneurinibacillus sp. REN35 encodes:
- a CDS encoding flavodoxin, giving the protein MAKVLLIYASMSGNTETIANLVEEGMQLSGMDVVKKEVFDARTDEIANYDGVVLGAYTWGDGELPDEFLDFYDDLSELDLTGKTLAVFGSGDTSYPIFCGAVDVLEALIAGQGGTLAAEGLKIEFDPSGEDIERCKSFGRQIAEAIGVKQA; this is encoded by the coding sequence ATGGCAAAAGTGTTGCTGATCTATGCAAGCATGTCGGGAAATACAGAAACCATCGCAAATCTGGTAGAGGAAGGGATGCAGCTCTCGGGTATGGATGTTGTCAAGAAGGAAGTATTCGATGCCCGGACTGATGAAATAGCTAACTACGATGGTGTTGTATTAGGGGCGTATACATGGGGAGATGGAGAACTTCCAGATGAGTTCCTTGATTTTTATGACGATCTGTCAGAGCTTGATCTGACGGGGAAGACGCTGGCCGTATTCGGTTCCGGTGATACGTCCTATCCGATTTTTTGTGGTGCGGTAGATGTGCTTGAGGCACTTATTGCGGGCCAGGGAGGCACTTTGGCAGCGGAAGGATTAAAGATTGAATTCGATCCGAGCGGTGAAGATATTGAGCGGTGCAAATCGTTCGGACGCCAGATCGCTGAAGCCATCGGAGTGAAGCAAGCGTAA